From a region of the Corallococcus coralloides DSM 2259 genome:
- a CDS encoding D-TA family PLP-dependent enzyme codes for MRRMSSTFLDSLDTPAPLVDLDRVERNLQRVATYAREHGLRWRPHTKTHKTAELGAMQVAAGASGVTVATLLEAEVMAAVSDDVLLAYPPVGARKLARLMALPSRVRLTVALDSLEVLEGLARAARDAGRTVGVLVEVDLGMRRVGLRSPDDAVALARSAASTSGVEFRGLTFYAGHIRVPQAELPGVMQAQSEAVATFVDALQSAGLPPEVISGGSTPTLWQSHAVKGLTEIRPGLNVLNDRNAAVIGACDWTECAYSVLATVVSTAVPGQVVIDAGAKALVKEEGLAPGYGVLLDRPEVVVKNLSEEHGLLDVSGTTWRPRIGERVRVVPNHVCVSVPQHPRLHVVRGDVSMATWEVAARGW; via the coding sequence ATGCGCCGCATGTCCTCGACCTTCCTCGACTCGCTCGACACGCCCGCTCCGCTCGTGGACCTGGACCGCGTGGAGCGGAACCTCCAGCGCGTCGCGACCTATGCCCGCGAGCATGGCCTGCGCTGGCGCCCCCATACGAAGACGCACAAGACGGCGGAGCTGGGCGCGATGCAGGTCGCTGCGGGAGCCTCTGGCGTCACGGTGGCCACCCTCCTGGAAGCCGAGGTCATGGCGGCCGTGTCCGACGACGTGCTGCTCGCATATCCGCCGGTGGGTGCGCGCAAGCTGGCCCGGCTGATGGCCCTGCCCTCGCGCGTGCGGCTCACCGTGGCGCTCGACTCCCTTGAGGTGCTGGAGGGGCTGGCGCGCGCGGCGCGGGATGCCGGGCGCACCGTGGGCGTGCTCGTGGAGGTGGACCTGGGCATGCGCCGCGTGGGACTGCGCTCGCCGGATGACGCCGTGGCCCTGGCGCGCTCGGCGGCTTCCACGTCCGGCGTGGAGTTTCGCGGACTGACGTTCTACGCGGGCCACATCCGCGTCCCCCAGGCGGAGCTGCCCGGCGTGATGCAGGCCCAGTCAGAAGCGGTCGCGACGTTCGTGGACGCCCTGCAGAGCGCGGGCCTGCCGCCGGAGGTAATCAGCGGCGGATCCACGCCGACGCTCTGGCAGTCCCATGCCGTCAAGGGTCTCACGGAGATCCGCCCCGGCCTCAACGTGCTCAACGACCGCAACGCCGCCGTCATTGGCGCCTGTGATTGGACGGAGTGCGCATACTCCGTGCTGGCCACGGTGGTGAGCACCGCGGTGCCAGGACAGGTGGTCATCGACGCGGGGGCCAAGGCGCTGGTCAAGGAGGAAGGGCTGGCGCCGGGCTATGGCGTCCTGCTGGACCGGCCGGAGGTCGTGGTGAAGAACCTGTCGGAGGAGCACGGCCTGCTGGACGTGTCCGGCACGACGTGGCGCCCGCGCATCGGCGAGCGGGTGCGCGTGGTGCCCAACCATGTCTGTGTTTCCGTTCCGCAGCATCCGCGACTGCACGTCGTGCGGGGTGACGTGAGTATGGCGACGTGGGAGGTCGCCGCTCGCGGCTGGTGA
- a CDS encoding right-handed parallel beta-helix repeat-containing protein codes for MHKAKGFFFTLAIAGLSLGAPAALAENRELLDARLQQAKPVECDVQCGDVITQHTKLKHDLSCPGTDEPALRIEGEGIVLDLGGHTVSRSSPDQRDTLGIVVSTNSMVRNGTIRGFGIAVETVGAAYLRLHELTFVDNGAAVYNFLGNFFLVTHSRFIGNSLGFGSEIDQATGTFDVRSSHFENNVLVVFLDGHSADILDSTFVANGLGVYCFAGGARIRSSTFARNEAVATTSPLIGGRDICGALRFEDSLIADNASFAPATTPVWNLIQFDMINNLVVGNDNGLAATARTVYIQGNTFWNNAGSGLTLGNSPLQSLPLTGIVRANQFLRNDGDGLRVLPLSTPTVIGNLALDNTGWGIHAVDAFDGGGNVARNNGAGDCEGIVCAPY; via the coding sequence ATGCACAAGGCAAAGGGCTTCTTCTTCACACTGGCCATCGCGGGACTGTCCCTGGGAGCACCCGCGGCGCTCGCTGAGAACAGGGAGTTGCTCGACGCGCGGCTCCAGCAAGCAAAGCCTGTCGAATGCGACGTCCAATGCGGTGACGTCATCACCCAGCACACGAAGCTCAAGCATGACCTCTCCTGCCCGGGGACAGACGAGCCCGCGCTCCGCATCGAGGGGGAGGGCATCGTCCTGGACCTGGGCGGCCACACCGTCAGCCGCTCGAGCCCGGACCAGCGAGACACACTTGGCATCGTGGTCAGTACCAACAGCATGGTGCGCAACGGCACGATTCGCGGCTTCGGGATCGCTGTGGAGACCGTCGGCGCAGCCTATCTGCGGCTGCATGAACTCACGTTCGTGGACAACGGCGCCGCGGTCTACAACTTCCTTGGCAACTTCTTCCTCGTCACCCACTCCCGCTTCATTGGCAACAGCCTCGGGTTTGGAAGTGAAATCGACCAGGCCACGGGGACATTCGACGTGAGGTCGAGCCATTTCGAGAACAATGTCCTCGTGGTCTTCCTGGATGGCCACTCGGCCGACATCCTCGATTCGACCTTCGTGGCGAACGGGCTCGGCGTCTACTGCTTCGCCGGCGGTGCTCGCATCCGGTCGAGCACCTTCGCGAGGAACGAGGCCGTGGCCACCACGTCTCCGCTCATCGGGGGCCGTGACATCTGCGGCGCGCTCCGCTTCGAAGATTCACTCATCGCGGACAACGCGTCGTTCGCACCCGCGACGACACCTGTCTGGAATCTGATCCAGTTCGACATGATCAACAACCTGGTCGTGGGCAATGACAATGGCCTCGCGGCCACCGCGCGCACGGTCTATATCCAGGGCAACACCTTCTGGAACAACGCGGGCAGCGGGCTGACCCTGGGCAACTCCCCCCTCCAGTCCCTTCCGCTCACCGGCATCGTTCGCGCCAACCAGTTCCTGAGGAACGACGGTGATGGCCTGCGCGTCCTGCCGCTCAGCACTCCCACGGTGATTGGCAACCTGGCCCTGGACAACACGGGCTGGGGCATCCACGCGGTGGACGCCTTCGATGGGGGCGGCAACGTCGCGCGGAACAACGGCGCGGGCGACTGCGAGGGCATCGTCTGCGCCCCGTACTGA
- a CDS encoding cyclic nucleotide-binding domain-containing protein → MSLFARLQALLSAHPSAPAAAGQTPATHAAPSAAAGAPAEAEGASEQQPVCTRYLPAGQVVVREGDPGNSMFVVLEGRVAVLRGGDHGGNTEVGRLGAGEFFGELALLTGTQRTATIVTVEDAVLLELTQAGVRELGKDYGVKGEQMQVAARERLLADALRSNPLIAALPPEVQHDLGDAFVPCTVPAGETLLTRGQPGDALYVLIRGQCEVFHTHSDGRQSAYPKLEEGALFGEISLLRSRLATATVRTVTPCTLLKLERDVFKKAFLGQPDLRGALVRLGLERLKHTIEVMGEAK, encoded by the coding sequence ATGTCCCTGTTCGCGCGCCTGCAGGCCCTGCTGTCCGCCCACCCGTCCGCCCCGGCCGCCGCCGGACAGACGCCCGCGACTCACGCCGCGCCCTCGGCGGCGGCCGGTGCCCCGGCGGAGGCGGAAGGTGCCTCCGAGCAGCAGCCTGTCTGCACACGCTACCTGCCCGCGGGACAGGTGGTGGTGCGCGAGGGCGACCCGGGAAACTCGATGTTCGTGGTGCTGGAGGGCCGCGTCGCGGTGCTACGCGGCGGCGACCACGGCGGCAACACGGAGGTCGGCCGTCTGGGGGCCGGCGAGTTCTTCGGGGAGCTGGCGCTGCTCACCGGCACGCAGCGCACCGCCACCATCGTGACGGTGGAGGACGCCGTGCTGCTGGAGCTCACCCAGGCCGGCGTCCGGGAGCTGGGCAAGGACTACGGCGTGAAGGGGGAGCAGATGCAGGTCGCCGCCCGGGAGCGCCTGCTCGCGGACGCGCTGCGCAGCAACCCGCTCATCGCCGCCCTGCCCCCGGAGGTGCAGCACGACCTGGGAGATGCCTTCGTCCCCTGCACCGTCCCCGCCGGGGAGACGCTGCTCACCCGGGGCCAGCCGGGTGACGCGCTCTACGTCCTCATCCGGGGCCAGTGCGAGGTCTTCCACACGCACAGCGACGGCCGCCAGTCCGCCTATCCCAAGCTGGAGGAAGGCGCCCTGTTCGGGGAGATCTCCCTGCTGCGCAGCCGGCTGGCCACCGCCACCGTGCGCACCGTGACGCCCTGCACGCTCCTCAAGCTGGAGCGCGACGTGTTCAAGAAGGCCTTCCTGGGCCAGCCCGACCTGCGCGGCGCCCTGGTGCGCCTGGGCCTGGAGCGGCTCAAGCACACCATCGAAGTCATGGGCGAAGCGAAGTAG
- a CDS encoding DUF7594 domain-containing protein, producing MQGRAVRWGLRSLGWLSALVLCTHCGEAVEQEQSGPEPAARQTPLQAACPSETLYETFGSAREGDAYMDAARPTTNFGDAPLLLVDGSPQQASYVKFSVTNDDASFPIVGARLRLGVVDGSTDGPAVYRTSTGWNEDTLTWNTRPAPLGDPLGDLGSVESNSWVEYDVSAAVRSSGEYAFALLPTGGNGVDFDT from the coding sequence ATGCAAGGCAGGGCTGTGCGTTGGGGATTGAGAAGTCTGGGGTGGCTGTCCGCGTTGGTGCTGTGCACGCATTGCGGCGAAGCGGTGGAGCAGGAGCAGTCAGGACCGGAGCCCGCGGCGAGGCAAACACCGCTGCAGGCAGCATGTCCCTCCGAGACCCTCTACGAGACGTTCGGGAGCGCGCGGGAGGGTGACGCGTACATGGACGCCGCCCGGCCGACCACGAACTTCGGCGACGCGCCGTTGCTGCTGGTGGATGGGTCGCCACAGCAGGCGTCCTACGTGAAGTTCTCCGTGACGAACGACGACGCGTCCTTCCCCATCGTCGGAGCGCGGCTGCGCCTGGGCGTCGTGGATGGCAGCACGGATGGCCCCGCCGTCTACCGCACCAGCACCGGCTGGAACGAGGACACGCTCACCTGGAACACGCGGCCCGCGCCCTTGGGGGACCCGCTCGGAGACCTGGGCTCCGTGGAGAGCAACAGCTGGGTGGAGTACGACGTGAGCGCGGCGGTGCGGAGCTCGGGTGAGTACGCCTTCGCGCTGCTCCCCACCGGCGGCAACGGCGTGGACTTCGACACGTGA
- a CDS encoding membrane protein, whose product MLQEARTTPLQNVGRGVLGSFMVGAGTGHLSFARGPFQAQVPDWVPMDKDLVVLLSGVVEIGLGLSLLFDKRHRIPLGLGLAAFFAAVFPGNLHQYDKRLSAFGLDTDRKRLVRLFFQPVLMAWALWSTGARKALR is encoded by the coding sequence ATGCTTCAAGAAGCCAGGACAACGCCTTTGCAGAACGTGGGGCGCGGGGTGTTGGGCTCGTTCATGGTCGGCGCCGGCACGGGCCATCTCTCCTTCGCGCGAGGGCCCTTCCAGGCTCAGGTGCCTGACTGGGTTCCCATGGACAAGGACCTCGTCGTCCTGCTCTCCGGCGTGGTCGAAATCGGCCTCGGGCTGTCCCTGCTCTTCGACAAGCGCCACCGGATTCCCCTGGGGTTGGGACTGGCGGCCTTCTTCGCGGCTGTCTTCCCCGGCAACCTGCACCAGTACGACAAGCGCCTCTCCGCGTTCGGCCTGGATACGGACCGCAAGCGCCTGGTCCGGCTGTTCTTCCAGCCCGTGCTGATGGCCTGGGCCCTGTGGTCCACCGGTGCCCGGAAGGCATTGCGGTAG
- a CDS encoding NUDIX hydrolase — MSTPIDPFMRVAYRGAYHLALAWWFVRRPHTEGTLVGVWRGREVLLLQNSYKQAFSLPGGGRHRGESPAETGARELREEVGLDVPASRLSVVCELRHTDEFKRDLCHFVELELDSEPRLVLDQREVVWARWIDVETALRLPLMPVVRAYLEDAARRR, encoded by the coding sequence ATGAGCACCCCGATCGATCCCTTCATGCGCGTGGCCTACCGTGGCGCCTATCACCTGGCGCTCGCGTGGTGGTTCGTGCGCCGTCCGCACACGGAGGGCACGCTCGTGGGGGTGTGGCGGGGGCGGGAGGTGCTGCTGCTGCAGAACTCGTACAAGCAGGCCTTCTCATTGCCGGGCGGAGGCCGGCACCGAGGCGAGTCTCCGGCAGAGACAGGCGCGCGGGAGCTGCGCGAGGAGGTGGGCCTGGACGTGCCGGCATCAAGGCTGAGCGTCGTGTGCGAACTGCGCCACACGGATGAGTTCAAGCGGGACCTGTGTCACTTCGTGGAACTGGAGCTCGATTCAGAGCCTCGGCTCGTGCTCGACCAGCGCGAGGTGGTGTGGGCCCGGTGGATCGACGTGGAGACCGCGCTGCGCTTGCCGCTCATGCCCGTGGTTCGCGCGTACCTGGAGGACGCCGCGCGGCGGCGATGA
- a CDS encoding YdeI/OmpD-associated family protein: MNPARGAGQGKALHRMKAKAKQELPVVPFASEKAWEKWLEKNHVDSPGVWVKLAKFESGIPSVTYAQALEVALCYGWIDGQKGAFDSEYWLQRFTPRKPRSKWSKINCGKVEALVASGRMKPAGLREVESARADGRWEAAYAGQRTMEVPEDLKLALEKNPKAKEAFAALKGANRYAILFRLHDAKKPETRVRRLEKFVAMLEAGELIHG; this comes from the coding sequence ATGAACCCGGCGCGAGGCGCGGGGCAGGGAAAGGCGTTGCACCGCATGAAGGCGAAGGCGAAGCAGGAGCTCCCCGTCGTGCCCTTCGCGTCGGAGAAGGCGTGGGAGAAGTGGCTGGAGAAGAACCACGTCGACTCGCCGGGCGTCTGGGTGAAGCTCGCCAAGTTCGAGTCTGGCATCCCGTCCGTGACGTATGCGCAGGCGCTGGAGGTGGCGCTCTGCTACGGCTGGATTGACGGGCAGAAGGGCGCGTTCGACTCGGAGTACTGGCTCCAGCGTTTCACGCCGCGCAAGCCGCGCAGCAAGTGGTCGAAGATCAACTGCGGCAAGGTGGAGGCCCTGGTCGCCTCCGGACGCATGAAGCCCGCGGGCCTGCGCGAGGTGGAGTCCGCCCGCGCGGATGGCCGCTGGGAGGCGGCGTACGCGGGGCAGCGGACCATGGAGGTGCCGGAGGACCTGAAGCTCGCGCTGGAGAAGAACCCGAAGGCGAAGGAGGCCTTCGCCGCGCTCAAGGGGGCCAACCGCTACGCCATCCTCTTCCGGCTCCACGACGCGAAGAAGCCGGAGACGCGCGTGCGGCGGTTGGAGAAGTTCGTCGCGATGCTGGAGGCCGGGGAGCTGATCCACGGCTGA
- a CDS encoding DUF4105 domain-containing protein: MRIWKNAVSGLVLLVGGVWASLALALTGAGPEGSHVARSLVAVALVALAVAAWWWRSRRWGVAVMLLGCLSVYGWVRTFQPSNTRDWAPDLARAPWAEVAGTKVTLHDVRDFRYRSTTDWDPAWYTATYDTDALTDASFIVEPFSGFYGAAHTMVSFGFQDGRHVVFSVEVRREQGETFSALGGLFRRFEITYVVGDERDLVQLRSNFRHDDVYVYPVNASKERITAFFMDMVQRMNGLHTQPEFYDTLTSNCTTNLVRHFEKVATKNVPYDHRTLMPAFSDALAYELGIIDTDVPLEQVRQRYHINARALAAQGRDDFSARIRAPLETAAAPVP; encoded by the coding sequence ATGCGCATCTGGAAGAACGCCGTGTCGGGGCTCGTGCTCCTTGTGGGGGGCGTCTGGGCCTCGCTGGCCCTGGCCCTGACGGGGGCGGGGCCGGAGGGGTCGCACGTGGCCCGGAGCCTCGTGGCGGTGGCCCTGGTGGCCCTGGCGGTGGCGGCCTGGTGGTGGCGTTCACGGCGCTGGGGCGTGGCGGTGATGCTGCTGGGCTGCCTGTCCGTCTACGGATGGGTGCGGACGTTCCAGCCCTCCAACACGCGGGACTGGGCGCCGGACCTGGCGAGGGCGCCGTGGGCGGAGGTGGCGGGGACGAAGGTGACGCTGCACGACGTGCGCGACTTCCGCTACCGCAGCACCACGGACTGGGACCCCGCCTGGTACACGGCCACCTACGACACGGACGCGCTCACGGACGCGTCGTTCATCGTGGAGCCGTTCTCCGGCTTCTATGGCGCCGCGCACACGATGGTGAGCTTCGGCTTCCAGGACGGCCGCCACGTGGTGTTCTCCGTGGAGGTGCGGCGCGAGCAGGGCGAGACCTTCTCCGCGCTGGGGGGCCTGTTCCGCCGCTTTGAAATCACCTACGTCGTGGGCGACGAGCGGGACCTGGTGCAGCTGCGCTCCAACTTCCGCCATGACGACGTGTATGTGTATCCGGTGAACGCGTCGAAGGAGCGCATCACCGCGTTCTTCATGGACATGGTGCAGCGGATGAACGGGCTGCACACGCAGCCGGAGTTCTACGACACGCTCACCAGCAACTGCACCACCAACCTGGTGCGCCACTTCGAGAAGGTGGCCACGAAGAACGTGCCGTATGACCACCGCACGCTGATGCCGGCGTTCTCGGATGCGCTCGCGTACGAGCTGGGCATCATCGACACGGACGTGCCGCTGGAGCAGGTCCGCCAGCGCTACCACATCAACGCGCGAGCGCTGGCCGCGCAGGGGCGGGACGACTTCTCCGCCCGCATCCGCGCGCCGCTGGAGACCGCCGCCGCGCCCGTGCCGTAG
- a CDS encoding MbtH family protein encodes MSDEREDTTVYKVVVNHEEQYSIWPADRENALGWKDAGKQGLKAECLEYIKEVWTDMRPLSLRKKMEEDAARNKN; translated from the coding sequence ATGAGCGACGAGCGCGAAGACACGACCGTTTACAAGGTCGTCGTCAATCACGAAGAGCAGTACTCCATCTGGCCCGCGGACCGTGAGAACGCGCTGGGCTGGAAGGACGCCGGCAAGCAGGGCCTGAAGGCCGAGTGCCTGGAGTACATCAAGGAGGTCTGGACGGACATGCGTCCCCTGAGCCTCCGCAAGAAGATGGAAGAGGACGCGGCCCGCAACAAGAACTGA
- the fruA gene encoding response regulator transcription factor FruA encodes MAANQSAVRISILEGPWAAWQGLSDGLRGEGHSTSVTRDVRGFLDGLGTDPPQVAILDVESDGEAAIGCSVTEGLNLLREARKRRLEVRMLLLSAVSTPEVISQCFDEGASGYLFRAGLGVNAVSSAVQSLVRGERLFPVQLLRNDFEHPPVTSPTASVLLLLTQREREVLQYVAGGADNLKIAAHLQIAERTVKSHVTQLYRKLGAENRTQLALRACHLGVRPPPDL; translated from the coding sequence ATGGCAGCGAATCAATCGGCAGTTCGTATTTCGATTCTCGAAGGACCGTGGGCGGCCTGGCAGGGCTTGTCCGACGGGCTTCGGGGTGAGGGTCATTCCACTTCGGTGACGCGCGACGTGCGCGGCTTCCTGGACGGGCTCGGTACGGATCCACCGCAGGTGGCCATCCTGGACGTGGAGAGCGACGGCGAAGCCGCCATCGGATGCTCCGTGACAGAGGGGCTCAACCTGCTGCGTGAGGCCCGCAAGCGCCGGCTGGAGGTGCGCATGCTGCTGCTGTCCGCGGTGAGCACGCCGGAGGTCATCTCCCAATGCTTCGACGAAGGGGCTTCGGGGTATCTCTTCCGCGCGGGGTTGGGCGTGAACGCGGTGTCCTCCGCGGTGCAGTCGCTGGTGCGGGGCGAGCGCCTCTTCCCGGTGCAACTGTTGCGCAACGACTTCGAGCATCCGCCGGTGACGTCACCCACGGCGAGCGTCTTGTTGCTGCTCACGCAGCGCGAGCGCGAGGTGCTGCAGTACGTGGCGGGCGGAGCGGACAACCTGAAGATCGCCGCGCACCTGCAAATCGCCGAGCGCACGGTGAAGTCACACGTCACGCAGCTCTACCGCAAGCTGGGCGCGGAGAACCGCACCCAGCTCGCCCTGCGCGCCTGCCACCTGGGCGTCAGGCCTCCGCCGGACCTCTAG
- a CDS encoding RDD family protein, with the protein MSPSAPAPHVDVATPERVALSLPVAGIGYRCLAWLVDASLLFFFWVALYFVITLLVSDVLGAFQALSGLTQTLLAVGLFATQWLYWTVAEVFFHGQTPGKRALRIRVVREDGSPVGFFESAVRNLCRAVDFLPVLYATGCITMLLDSRHRRLGDMLAGTVLVREEAIDLDKYTQAPPVDAPATDASVQRPLTAEDVELVLAFLARAPGLEPEVRRRLGMRLVDRVGASLTDDERTRVLQSPEAMEAFLRTRAKAVH; encoded by the coding sequence ATGAGTCCCTCCGCCCCCGCACCCCATGTCGACGTCGCCACGCCCGAGCGGGTGGCCCTGTCCCTGCCCGTGGCCGGCATCGGCTACCGCTGTCTTGCGTGGCTGGTGGACGCGAGCCTGCTGTTCTTCTTCTGGGTGGCGCTCTACTTCGTCATCACCCTGCTCGTCTCCGACGTGCTGGGGGCATTCCAGGCGCTGTCGGGGCTCACGCAGACACTGCTCGCGGTGGGCCTCTTCGCCACGCAATGGCTGTACTGGACGGTGGCGGAGGTCTTCTTCCATGGACAGACACCCGGCAAGCGCGCGCTGCGCATCCGGGTGGTGCGCGAGGATGGCTCACCGGTGGGCTTCTTCGAGAGCGCGGTGAGAAACCTGTGTCGCGCGGTGGACTTCCTGCCGGTGCTCTACGCCACCGGTTGCATCACCATGCTGCTGGACTCACGCCACCGCCGGTTGGGCGACATGCTCGCGGGCACCGTGCTGGTGCGTGAGGAGGCCATCGACCTGGACAAGTACACGCAGGCGCCCCCGGTGGACGCGCCGGCCACGGACGCGAGCGTGCAGCGGCCCCTGACCGCGGAGGACGTGGAGCTGGTGCTGGCGTTCCTCGCGCGCGCGCCCGGCCTGGAGCCGGAGGTGCGGCGGCGGCTGGGCATGCGGCTGGTGGACCGCGTGGGCGCGTCCCTGACGGACGACGAGCGCACGCGGGTGCTCCAGTCGCCGGAGGCCATGGAGGCCTTCCTGCGCACGCGCGCGAAGGCGGTCCACTGA
- a CDS encoding stage II sporulation protein M — protein MAAPLPTFVTRRRPDWDALQALLTRQRAGRLSLAELRTLDTLYRRAAADLAQAQTFYPGTDAHRFLNQLCAQAYGAIYQPPRERWASTRDFFRRDFPATLRREARFVGVSAGLLVLGLLLGALVVTLEPRGAELLVPEGVRRYVAQGRMWTDDLLSVAPPNAVASGIATNNLTVTLFAFASGILLGIGPIFTLVNNGVLIGAVGALCFREGMTAGFLDFIAAHGPVELSIIVIAGGAGLMVGQALIDPGELPRAQALQARGREAVKLVVGCAPFLAGIGFVEGFISPGHLFPTWAKVGLGLSLGVLFWFYLLRAGRTDAGVARVDVPDAMASSRLR, from the coding sequence ATGGCCGCGCCCCTGCCCACGTTCGTCACGCGGCGCCGGCCGGACTGGGACGCGCTCCAGGCCCTGCTGACGCGCCAGCGCGCGGGCCGCTTGAGCCTGGCGGAGCTGCGCACGCTGGACACGCTGTACCGGCGCGCGGCCGCGGACCTGGCGCAGGCGCAGACGTTCTATCCGGGCACGGACGCGCACCGCTTCCTCAACCAGCTGTGCGCGCAGGCGTATGGCGCCATCTACCAGCCGCCGCGCGAGCGCTGGGCCTCCACGCGCGACTTCTTCCGCCGGGACTTCCCCGCCACCCTGCGCCGCGAGGCGCGCTTCGTGGGCGTGAGCGCGGGCCTGCTGGTGCTGGGGCTGCTGTTGGGCGCGCTGGTGGTGACGCTGGAGCCGCGCGGCGCGGAGCTGCTGGTGCCGGAGGGCGTGCGGCGCTACGTGGCACAGGGACGCATGTGGACGGACGATCTGCTGTCCGTGGCGCCGCCCAATGCAGTGGCCTCCGGCATCGCGACCAACAACCTCACGGTCACGCTGTTCGCGTTCGCGTCCGGCATCCTGTTGGGCATCGGGCCCATCTTCACGCTCGTGAACAACGGCGTGCTCATTGGGGCCGTGGGAGCGCTGTGCTTCCGCGAGGGCATGACGGCGGGCTTCCTGGACTTCATCGCCGCGCACGGACCCGTGGAGCTGTCCATCATCGTCATCGCGGGCGGCGCGGGGCTGATGGTGGGCCAGGCGCTCATCGACCCGGGTGAGCTGCCGCGCGCGCAGGCGCTCCAGGCGCGCGGGCGTGAAGCCGTGAAGCTGGTGGTGGGCTGCGCGCCCTTCCTCGCCGGCATCGGCTTCGTGGAGGGCTTCATCTCCCCGGGCCACCTGTTCCCCACCTGGGCCAAGGTGGGGCTGGGCCTGTCACTGGGAGTCCTCTTCTGGTTCTACCTGCTGCGCGCGGGCAGGACGGACGCGGGCGTGGCGCGCGTGGACGTGCCGGACGCCATGGCCTCCAGCCGCTTGCGCTGA
- a CDS encoding J domain-containing protein, with protein MGAAVASWQTLENVTVECTHCGVMMTLQPGTRVKYYRCGSCHRWVSSTYSEVFRADAKMRTHPVKDTSDADARFVEVKDRLDKWLSAVQEQCPYQTLGVSPLDTPDVIRARFHALALERHPDRGGSAEQMREVNDAYERILKHRQRKRLEAMASGTSTRATPASVLPARSR; from the coding sequence ATGGGTGCGGCGGTCGCGAGCTGGCAGACACTGGAGAACGTCACGGTGGAGTGCACCCACTGCGGCGTGATGATGACACTCCAGCCCGGAACCCGGGTGAAGTACTACCGGTGTGGTTCGTGCCACCGCTGGGTGTCCAGCACCTACAGCGAGGTCTTCCGCGCGGACGCGAAGATGCGCACGCACCCGGTGAAGGACACCTCGGACGCGGATGCGCGCTTCGTGGAGGTGAAGGACCGGCTGGACAAGTGGCTCTCCGCCGTCCAGGAGCAGTGCCCGTACCAGACCCTGGGCGTGTCGCCGTTGGATACGCCGGACGTGATTCGCGCGCGCTTCCACGCGCTGGCCCTGGAGCGGCACCCGGACCGGGGCGGCTCCGCGGAGCAGATGCGCGAGGTCAACGACGCCTACGAGCGCATCCTCAAGCACCGTCAGCGCAAGCGGCTGGAGGCCATGGCGTCCGGCACGTCCACGCGCGCCACGCCCGCGTCCGTCCTGCCCGCGCGCAGCAGGTAG
- a CDS encoding HEAT repeat domain-containing protein codes for MRPLLAAALLLTAAAHAQAPSRAAPARPPVDTGAAGAADQPLLRGLLWAAEPAPEEIRTLAIEDLALLGDPRALDPLAAFIWDPNPRIQQAALRAVALFQHRRAEEILGNVVRHPRLPDTLKIQALGGLLYQRTPTARRVVQDVAADSRVGYAVQNAARSVASQWEAAPAAAP; via the coding sequence ATGCGACCGCTCCTCGCCGCCGCCCTGCTCCTGACCGCCGCCGCGCACGCCCAGGCCCCGTCGCGCGCCGCCCCCGCCCGGCCCCCGGTGGACACCGGAGCCGCCGGCGCCGCGGACCAGCCCCTGCTGAGGGGCCTGTTGTGGGCCGCGGAGCCCGCGCCGGAGGAGATCCGCACGCTCGCCATCGAGGACCTGGCGCTGCTGGGCGACCCGCGCGCCCTGGACCCGCTGGCCGCGTTCATCTGGGACCCCAACCCGCGCATCCAGCAGGCCGCGTTGCGCGCGGTGGCGCTCTTCCAGCACCGCCGCGCCGAGGAAATCCTGGGCAACGTCGTGCGCCACCCGCGCCTGCCGGACACGCTGAAGATTCAAGCGCTGGGCGGTCTTCTGTATCAGCGCACCCCTACCGCCCGCCGCGTGGTGCAGGACGTGGCCGCGGACAGCCGCGTGGGCTACGCGGTGCAGAACGCCGCGCGCTCGGTGGCGTCGCAGTGGGAAGCCGCCCCGGCCGCAGCGCCCTGA